In Arcobacter ellisii, a genomic segment contains:
- a CDS encoding type II toxin-antitoxin system CcdA family antitoxin, translating to MTRKMTITLEDEILTNLDEFALKNGKKKTQIIREALTNYLNISSKDDKKKQWEEENKEAINSYNKMVDEDGLILKHSRMF from the coding sequence ATGACTAGAAAAATGACTATAACTTTAGAAGATGAGATTCTCACAAATCTTGATGAATTTGCCCTAAAAAATGGGAAAAAGAAAACTCAAATCATAAGAGAAGCTTTAACAAACTACTTAAATATCTCTTCAAAAGATGATAAAAAAAAGCAATGGGAAGAGGAAAATAAAGAAGCAATAAACTCTTATAACAAAATGGTTGATGAAGATGGACTAATCCTAAAACATAGTAGGATGTTTTAA
- a CDS encoding response regulator: protein MKLKKLFMLLFILNTLSFISVAVVINKYQKSTINLEDAYNMQYKSLILADELRQSSDDLTRMARTYVITGNPMFEEQYKTVLAIRNGELPRPKRYNGIFWDFLTLQGNKPKLDGEKIPLRDLMRNANFPDSELNMLFTSQNESDDLTKLEHKAMNAIKGKFLDKDGNYTIKGEPDFALARELMHSKEYHEAKIRIMEPLDRFYRAFENRTKQKVDEARATVKELEFYVNVIVLFSIIFFLMSFFIILFRIVYPIDLLRRVMLKLSQNDMSVEIDKNKFDDEVGDMIGAVEIFKENTQKLLTSEHQIKQAMQEATTANKAKSIFLARMSHELRTPLNAILGFSNILKKSMNATISEKENLNIIKRSADHLLNIINEILELSKIEAGKMELSLKNFNLFELIKEIEDIFAFRCENKGLKFKIETLNLPKYIKADEQRLRQILINLLGNSLKFTNEGEISLYIYELNKKLFFEVKDSGIGIDKFNIEKVFKPFEQVKQDNYTQQGTGLGLSITKELISLMGGNIYLKSQVGVGSEFYFSINYEKANEEELSKENNTKNIVGIKNENFTKTILVVDDIKENRDLITLLLNSYGFKTLQATSGKEALDVFENEKLDLIFMDILMEGMDGLETMQNIRASKSGKDIPIIALSANVFEEDKMEALKNGANDFLAKPVEEKEILLILEKYLHIELEYENKEKSIDFKKELEILPKEFVEKLKQKALLMDNDGIFELLKEYDLSSDLKIYIKSLVDEFKYQELVNLV, encoded by the coding sequence TTGAAATTAAAAAAACTTTTTATGTTGCTGTTTATTTTAAATACACTTTCGTTTATAAGTGTTGCAGTTGTGATAAATAAATATCAAAAATCAACTATAAATCTTGAAGATGCCTATAATATGCAATACAAATCCTTGATTTTAGCAGATGAGTTAAGACAAAGTAGTGATGATTTGACAAGAATGGCACGAACTTATGTAATAACTGGAAATCCTATGTTTGAAGAGCAATATAAAACAGTTTTAGCTATAAGAAATGGAGAGTTACCAAGACCTAAAAGATATAATGGAATTTTTTGGGATTTTTTAACTTTACAAGGAAATAAACCAAAATTAGATGGAGAAAAAATACCTCTTAGAGATTTGATGAGAAATGCAAATTTCCCAGATTCAGAGTTAAATATGCTTTTTACTTCCCAAAATGAATCTGATGATTTAACAAAACTTGAACATAAAGCAATGAATGCAATAAAGGGTAAATTTTTAGATAAAGATGGAAATTACACTATAAAAGGTGAACCAGATTTTGCCCTTGCTAGAGAATTGATGCATTCAAAAGAGTATCACGAAGCAAAAATTAGGATTATGGAACCTTTAGATAGATTTTACAGAGCTTTTGAAAATAGAACAAAACAAAAAGTTGATGAAGCAAGAGCAACAGTAAAAGAGTTGGAGTTTTATGTAAATGTTATAGTTTTATTTTCAATAATTTTCTTTTTGATGTCATTTTTTATTATTTTATTTAGAATTGTTTATCCAATTGATTTATTAAGACGAGTGATGTTAAAACTTTCACAAAATGATATGAGTGTAGAAATTGATAAAAATAAGTTTGATGATGAAGTAGGGGATATGATAGGAGCAGTTGAGATTTTTAAAGAAAATACTCAAAAACTTCTTACTAGTGAACATCAAATAAAACAAGCTATGCAAGAAGCAACAACAGCAAATAAGGCAAAATCAATCTTTCTTGCACGTATGAGTCATGAACTACGAACTCCTTTAAATGCCATATTAGGGTTTTCAAATATTTTAAAAAAATCAATGAATGCAACGATTAGTGAAAAAGAGAACTTAAACATCATAAAAAGAAGTGCTGACCATCTTTTAAATATCATAAATGAGATTTTAGAATTATCAAAAATAGAAGCAGGAAAGATGGAGTTGAGTCTTAAAAATTTTAATTTATTTGAATTAATTAAAGAGATAGAAGATATTTTTGCTTTTAGATGTGAAAATAAAGGCTTAAAATTTAAAATAGAGACTTTAAATCTTCCAAAATATATAAAAGCTGATGAACAAAGATTAAGACAAATTTTGATTAATCTTTTAGGAAATTCCTTAAAGTTTACAAATGAAGGTGAAATTTCACTGTATATTTATGAATTAAATAAAAAACTATTTTTTGAAGTAAAAGATAGTGGAATTGGAATAGATAAGTTTAATATTGAAAAAGTTTTTAAACCCTTTGAACAAGTAAAACAAGATAATTATACACAACAAGGTACGGGACTAGGGTTATCTATTACAAAAGAGTTGATTTCTTTGATGGGTGGAAATATCTATTTAAAAAGTCAAGTTGGAGTTGGAAGTGAGTTTTATTTTAGTATCAATTATGAAAAAGCAAATGAAGAAGAACTTTCAAAAGAGAATAATACAAAAAACATAGTTGGAATTAAAAATGAAAATTTCACTAAAACTATTTTAGTAGTAGATGATATAAAAGAAAATAGAGATTTGATAACTTTACTTTTAAACTCTTATGGTTTTAAAACTTTACAAGCAACAAGTGGAAAAGAAGCTTTAGATGTCTTTGAAAATGAAAAACTTGATTTGATTTTTATGGATATTTTGATGGAAGGAATGGATGGTTTAGAAACTATGCAAAATATAAGAGCTTCAAAAAGTGGTAAAGATATTCCAATTATTGCACTTTCTGCAAATGTTTTTGAAGAGGATAAAATGGAAGCTTTAAAAAATGGAGCAAATGATTTTTTAGCAAAACCAGTGGAAGAAAAAGAGATTTTATTGATTTTAGAAAAATATTTACATATAGAATTAGAGTATGAAAATAAAGAAAAAAGTATAGATTTTAAAAAAGAGTTAGAGATTTTACCAAAAGAGTTCGTAGAAAAATTAAAACAAAAAGCGCTTCTTATGGATAATGATGGAATTTTTGAACTACTAAAAGAGTACGATTTATCAAGTGATTTAAAAATTTATATCAAAAGTTTAGTTGATGAATTTAAGTATCAAGAGTTGGTAAATTTAGTTTAA
- the urtA gene encoding urea ABC transporter substrate-binding protein, which produces MMRKIFAKAIVTSALLGGMLVHAADTIKVGVLHSLSGTMAISETTLKDTVLMLIEEQNKKGGVLGKKLEPVVVDPASNWPLFAEKMRGLLTKDKVDVTFGCWTSVSRKSVLPVVEELNGLLFYPVQYEGEESSKNVFYTGAAPNQQAIPAVDYLMKDMGVKRFVLAGTDYVYPRTTNKILEAYLISKGVKKEDIMINYTPFGHSDWQSIVSDIKKFGSTGVKTAVVSTINGDANVPFYKELGNQGIKSEDIPVVAFSVGEEELSGIDTKPLVGHLAAWNYFQSAESKVNSDFIKTWKTYIKDEKRVTNDPMEATYIGFNLWVKAVEKAGTTDVNKVSDAIIGLEVPNLTGGSAKMLPNHHITKPVLIGEIQEDGQFETVFSTKEIAGDAWSDFLPESKDLIADWTKPVNCGTYNTVTKKCVGTK; this is translated from the coding sequence ATGATGAGAAAAATATTTGCAAAAGCAATCGTTACATCAGCGTTATTAGGTGGAATGTTAGTTCACGCTGCTGATACTATCAAAGTTGGAGTTTTACACTCTCTTTCAGGAACTATGGCAATTAGTGAAACAACACTAAAAGATACAGTTTTAATGTTAATTGAAGAGCAAAACAAAAAAGGTGGAGTTTTAGGTAAAAAACTAGAACCAGTTGTTGTTGACCCAGCTTCAAACTGGCCATTATTTGCTGAAAAAATGAGAGGACTTTTAACAAAAGATAAAGTTGATGTAACTTTTGGTTGTTGGACATCAGTTTCAAGAAAATCTGTTCTTCCAGTTGTTGAAGAATTAAATGGATTATTATTCTATCCAGTTCAATATGAAGGTGAAGAGTCTTCTAAAAATGTATTCTATACAGGTGCTGCGCCAAACCAACAAGCAATTCCTGCAGTTGATTATCTTATGAAAGATATGGGAGTAAAAAGATTTGTTTTAGCAGGAACTGACTATGTATATCCTAGAACTACAAACAAAATTTTAGAAGCTTATTTAATCTCAAAAGGTGTTAAAAAAGAAGATATTATGATTAATTATACGCCATTTGGTCACTCTGATTGGCAATCAATTGTAAGTGATATCAAAAAATTTGGTTCAACTGGTGTTAAAACTGCTGTTGTATCTACAATCAATGGTGATGCAAATGTTCCATTTTATAAAGAGTTAGGAAATCAAGGTATTAAATCTGAAGATATTCCAGTTGTTGCATTTAGTGTTGGTGAAGAAGAACTTTCAGGAATTGATACAAAACCTTTAGTTGGGCATTTAGCTGCGTGGAATTATTTCCAAAGTGCTGAATCAAAAGTAAATAGTGACTTTATCAAAACTTGGAAAACATATATCAAAGATGAAAAAAGAGTTACAAATGACCCAATGGAAGCTACATATATCGGGTTTAATTTATGGGTAAAAGCTGTTGAAAAAGCTGGAACTACTGATGTAAATAAAGTTAGTGATGCGATTATTGGATTAGAAGTTCCAAACTTAACAGGTGGAAGTGCAAAAATGCTACCAAATCATCATATCACAAAACCAGTATTAATTGGAGAAATTCAAGAAGATGGACAATTTGAAACTGTATTTTCAACAAAAGAGATTGCAGGTGATGCTTGGTCTGACTTTTTACCAGAAAGTAAAGATTTAATCGCAGATTGGACAAAACCAGTTAATTGTGGAACATACAACACAGTTACTAAAAAATGTGTAGGTACTAAATAA
- a CDS encoding urease accessory protein UreD, producing the protein MSIKFTFKDDKFSLDKLQLPSRHYHFNDNENYIKLLNIGEGIFPKDKIRTSLSLDNSNLILTTESATKIYPSKKEFGIQKIDIVLKNNSNLEFINDELILYKESRYIQFFNLKSDENSTFFYTDILSRGRSFENFDFSNMLIKNSFYCEKSMEYMEKFDVKGVELKDYIIRKSSNNFIFAKIYIKTKNNEEFLNKIYLEKFESFTYTKNKKIILGVISSNNMFELKNQIFKIWELYRKELNKNKFNLGKQ; encoded by the coding sequence ATGAGTATTAAATTTACTTTTAAAGATGATAAATTTTCTTTAGATAAATTACAACTTCCTTCAAGACACTATCATTTTAACGATAATGAAAACTATATAAAGTTATTAAATATTGGTGAGGGGATTTTTCCAAAGGATAAAATAAGAACATCTTTAAGCCTTGATAATTCAAACTTAATCCTTACAACTGAATCAGCTACAAAAATATATCCTAGCAAAAAAGAGTTTGGAATCCAAAAAATTGACATTGTTTTGAAAAACAACTCAAATTTAGAGTTTATAAATGATGAGTTGATTTTGTACAAAGAGTCACGTTATATTCAGTTTTTTAATCTAAAAAGTGATGAAAATTCAACTTTTTTTTATACAGATATTTTAAGTCGTGGAAGAAGTTTTGAGAATTTTGATTTTTCAAATATGCTTATTAAAAATTCATTTTATTGTGAAAAAAGTATGGAATATATGGAAAAATTTGATGTAAAAGGTGTTGAACTAAAAGATTATATCATTAGAAAAAGCAGTAATAATTTTATTTTTGCGAAGATTTATATAAAAACAAAAAACAATGAAGAGTTTTTAAATAAGATTTATTTGGAAAAGTTTGAGAGTTTTACATACACTAAAAATAAAAAAATCATTCTTGGAGTAATCAGTTCAAACAATATGTTTGAGTTAAAAAATCAAATTTTTAAGATTTGGGAACTTTATAGAAAAGAGTTAAATAAAAATAAATTTAATTTAGGTAAACAATAA
- the urtD gene encoding urea ABC transporter ATP-binding protein UrtD, translated as MKTLKHNNEQNIGELKIGNRILLVDGVSVSFDGFKALNNLSFSIDYGELRCIIGANGAGKSTMMDVVTGKTKPDEGHVVFGEAVDLLSLDEPTIAQIGIGRKFQKPTVFQNHTVFENLELAMKDDKRFFKTLFSKLRAEQKDKIEETMKLIGLKELYNQDAGILSHGQKQWLEIGMLIMQEPKLLLVDEPVAGMTPQEVEKTAEILTSLAKNNAVVVVEHDMEFIRSIAKKVTVLHEGSVLAEGSMDSIQNNEKVRKVYLGE; from the coding sequence ATGAAAACATTAAAACACAATAATGAACAAAATATCGGTGAGCTAAAAATTGGAAATAGAATACTTCTTGTTGATGGTGTAAGCGTTAGTTTTGATGGATTTAAGGCTTTAAATAATCTTAGTTTTTCCATAGATTATGGTGAACTAAGATGTATTATTGGAGCAAATGGAGCTGGAAAATCAACAATGATGGATGTTGTAACAGGTAAAACAAAACCAGATGAGGGGCATGTAGTTTTTGGAGAAGCTGTTGATTTATTGAGTTTAGACGAACCAACTATTGCTCAAATTGGAATAGGAAGAAAGTTTCAAAAACCAACAGTATTTCAAAACCATACAGTTTTTGAAAACCTAGAACTTGCCATGAAAGATGATAAAAGATTTTTCAAAACACTTTTTTCAAAATTAAGAGCTGAGCAAAAAGATAAAATCGAAGAAACTATGAAACTAATAGGTCTAAAAGAGTTATACAACCAAGATGCAGGAATTTTATCACACGGTCAAAAACAGTGGTTAGAAATTGGAATGTTAATCATGCAAGAGCCAAAACTTCTGCTTGTAGATGAACCAGTTGCAGGAATGACACCACAAGAAGTGGAAAAAACAGCAGAGATTTTGACAAGTTTAGCAAAAAATAATGCAGTTGTAGTTGTAGAACATGATATGGAGTTTATAAGAAGTATCGCAAAAAAAGTGACGGTTTTACATGAGGGTTCTGTTTTGGCTGAGGGTAGTATGGACTCAATACAAAACAATGAAAAAGTGCGAAAAGTATACCTAGGAGAATAA
- a CDS encoding DUF2721 domain-containing protein, with amino-acid sequence MEIEISTPALLFPAISLLLLAYTNRFLTTGQLIRSISHQAREHGGQELSGQIENLKKRLELTKWMQFFGVVSMLMCTISMFALFLGFHNFGK; translated from the coding sequence ATGGAAATAGAGATTTCAACACCTGCTTTATTATTCCCAGCTATTTCATTACTTCTTTTAGCATATACAAATAGATTTTTAACAACAGGACAACTAATACGTTCAATCTCTCATCAAGCAAGAGAACATGGTGGACAAGAATTATCAGGACAAATTGAAAATCTTAAAAAAAGACTTGAACTTACAAAATGGATGCAATTTTTTGGAGTAGTATCGATGCTTATGTGTACAATCTCGATGTTTGCACTATTTTTAGGCTTTCATAATTTTGGGAAATAA
- the urtC gene encoding urea ABC transporter permease subunit UrtC: protein MERKSIILKILENDKGGKIVLSSLAVVVFVVAFCNLFIPESSIFHISTFTVTILGKYLAFALLALALDLVWGYLGILSLGHGAFFALGGYAFAMYLMLQIGDRGVYGNAELPDFMVFMNLKELPWFWYGFDNPVFAFFMVMFVPAILAFVFGWFAFRSRVTGVYLSIITQALTYALMLAFFRNDMGFGGNNGLTDFKDILGFDLSANTTRVALLIITFFALVFGYFICRFIINSRLGRVVISIRDAESRVRFLGYKVEQYKLFIFVVSAVLAGIAGALYVPQVAIINPNVFSPLFSIELVIWVAIGGRGTLYGAIIGAFVVSFASTYFTSALPEVWLYALGGLFVLVTLYLPKGIVGLMETMNLKMKKA, encoded by the coding sequence ATGGAAAGAAAATCAATAATTTTAAAAATTTTAGAAAACGACAAAGGTGGAAAAATAGTTTTATCATCTTTAGCTGTTGTGGTGTTTGTGGTTGCTTTTTGTAATTTGTTTATTCCTGAAAGCTCTATTTTTCATATCTCAACTTTTACAGTTACGATTTTGGGAAAATATTTAGCTTTTGCACTTTTGGCATTGGCTTTAGATTTAGTTTGGGGATATTTGGGAATTTTATCTTTGGGTCATGGGGCATTTTTTGCTCTTGGTGGATATGCTTTTGCCATGTATTTGATGCTTCAAATTGGTGATAGGGGAGTTTATGGAAATGCTGAACTTCCAGATTTTATGGTATTTATGAACCTAAAAGAACTTCCTTGGTTTTGGTATGGGTTTGATAATCCAGTATTTGCATTTTTTATGGTGATGTTTGTTCCAGCAATTTTGGCTTTTGTGTTTGGTTGGTTTGCTTTTAGAAGTAGGGTAACGGGAGTTTATTTATCTATCATAACTCAAGCTTTAACTTATGCTTTGATGTTGGCATTTTTTAGAAATGATATGGGATTTGGTGGAAACAATGGTTTGACGGACTTCAAAGATATTTTAGGATTTGATTTATCAGCAAATACAACAAGAGTTGCTTTATTGATAATCACTTTTTTTGCTTTGGTTTTTGGATATTTCATTTGTAGATTTATTATAAATTCAAGACTAGGAAGAGTTGTAATCTCTATAAGAGATGCAGAAAGTAGAGTGAGGTTTTTGGGTTACAAAGTAGAGCAATATAAACTTTTTATTTTTGTGGTTTCAGCTGTATTAGCTGGAATTGCAGGGGCTTTATATGTGCCACAAGTTGCAATCATAAATCCAAATGTATTTTCTCCACTTTTTTCTATTGAGTTAGTAATTTGGGTTGCTATTGGAGGTCGTGGAACTCTGTATGGGGCAATTATAGGAGCATTTGTAGTTAGTTTTGCAAGTACATATTTTACATCGGCACTTCCTGAAGTTTGGTTATATGCTTTAGGTGGATTGTTTGTATTGGTTACTTTATATTTACCAAAAGGAATAGTTGGTTTGATGGAAACTATGAATTTAAAAATGAAAAAGGCTTAA
- the urtE gene encoding urea ABC transporter ATP-binding subunit UrtE: MMLKLEKINQYYGQSHTLWDLNLEIKKGRCTCLMGRNGVGKTTISKVIMGLLPVKDGKIIYEGNDISKLSDFQRAGIAIGYVPQGREIFSQLTVKENLEIGVMTNRNKIKKIPDKIYDLFPVLKDMANRKGGDLSGGQQQQLAIGRALCIDPNFLILDEPSEGIQPNIVAQIGQVIDYLTKEEQITVLLVEQKLPFARRHGDDFYVIDRGSVVANGEIGQLSDEIIRKYMSV; the protein is encoded by the coding sequence ATGATGTTAAAACTAGAAAAAATAAATCAATATTACGGACAAAGCCATACTTTATGGGATTTGAATTTAGAGATAAAAAAAGGAAGATGTACTTGTCTTATGGGAAGAAATGGAGTTGGAAAAACTACGATTAGTAAAGTAATCATGGGTTTACTTCCTGTAAAAGATGGAAAAATTATTTATGAGGGAAATGATATTTCAAAACTTTCAGACTTCCAAAGAGCAGGAATAGCAATAGGTTATGTTCCACAAGGAAGAGAGATTTTTTCACAACTAACAGTAAAAGAAAATCTTGAAATCGGAGTAATGACAAATCGAAATAAAATCAAAAAAATCCCAGATAAAATCTACGATTTATTTCCAGTTTTAAAAGATATGGCAAATAGAAAAGGCGGAGATTTAAGTGGAGGGCAACAACAGCAGTTGGCAATCGGAAGAGCTTTATGTATCGACCCAAACTTTTTAATCCTAGATGAACCAAGTGAAGGAATCCAACCAAATATCGTAGCTCAAATAGGGCAAGTTATCGATTATCTCACAAAAGAAGAACAAATTACAGTATTGCTAGTAGAGCAAAAACTACCCTTTGCTAGACGACATGGGGATGATTTTTATGTAATTGATAGAGGAAGTGTAGTTGCAAATGGAGAAATAGGGCAACTTAGTGATGAGATTATTAGGAAGTATATGTCAGTTTAG
- a CDS encoding NUDIX domain-containing protein, with protein MIKTPFLAVDGIIKLYDENENFQGIVLIERLNRPLGVAIPGGFVDIGETVENAVVREMKEETSLDVTIQSLLGVYSDPARDERFHTASIVYICKAYGKPIAQDDAKEVYVYKKDEIPLEKLVFDHKQIILDFLKKENL; from the coding sequence ATGATAAAAACACCATTTCTAGCTGTTGATGGAATAATAAAACTTTATGATGAAAATGAAAATTTCCAAGGAATTGTTTTAATCGAACGATTAAATAGACCTTTGGGTGTTGCAATTCCTGGGGGATTTGTGGATATTGGTGAAACTGTTGAAAATGCAGTTGTTCGAGAGATGAAAGAAGAAACTTCTTTAGATGTAACAATCCAATCACTTCTTGGTGTTTATTCAGACCCCGCAAGAGATGAAAGATTTCATACAGCATCTATCGTTTATATTTGTAAAGCTTATGGAAAACCTATTGCACAAGATGATGCAAAAGAGGTTTATGTTTATAAAAAAGATGAAATACCCCTTGAAAAATTGGTTTTTGACCATAAACAAATTATTTTGGATTTTTTAAAAAAAGAGAATTTATAA
- a CDS encoding urease subunit gamma codes for MFLTNREQEKLLIYTASKLALERKERGLKLNYPEAVAIISSYIIEGARDGKSVAQLMVDATKILKEDDVLEGVASMMYMVQVEATFEDGTKLVTVHNPISYDKNKLIPGEYLVDEGEIELNASKDIITIEIENKGDRPIQVGSHYHFFEVNKELSFERVKAYGKRIDIPAGTSVRFEPGSKKSVNLIDFAGRRYMSGFNGLVEGFLDDEATKVKAMQNLSKFLGE; via the coding sequence ATGTTTTTAACAAATAGGGAACAAGAAAAGTTATTGATTTATACAGCTTCAAAATTAGCCTTAGAGCGAAAAGAAAGAGGTTTAAAACTAAACTATCCAGAAGCTGTGGCAATTATTAGTTCATATATAATTGAGGGTGCTAGAGATGGAAAAAGTGTTGCACAACTTATGGTTGATGCTACAAAAATTCTAAAAGAGGATGATGTACTTGAAGGTGTTGCATCTATGATGTATATGGTTCAAGTTGAAGCAACATTTGAAGATGGAACAAAGTTGGTTACAGTACACAATCCAATTTCTTATGATAAAAATAAACTAATTCCTGGAGAATATCTTGTAGATGAGGGAGAAATAGAACTAAACGCTTCAAAAGATATTATTACAATTGAAATAGAAAACAAAGGTGATAGACCTATTCAAGTGGGTTCACACTATCACTTTTTTGAAGTAAATAAAGAACTTAGTTTTGAAAGAGTTAAAGCTTATGGAAAAAGAATAGATATTCCAGCAGGAACATCTGTAAGATTTGAGCCAGGAAGTAAAAAAAGTGTAAACTTGATTGATTTTGCAGGACGTAGATATATGAGTGGATTTAATGGTTTGGTTGAAGGTTTTTTAGATGATGAGGCTACAAAAGTAAAAGCTATGCAAAATCTTTCAAAGTTTTTAGGAGAATAG
- the urtB gene encoding urea ABC transporter permease subunit UrtB, whose amino-acid sequence MNILKIILLNLLIFSFSYSSTFEELSSKLSDNSFKVKEDVLNELIINYKDEQRLEVLLQNMLLGNLYFQNQSNEILFLEKDSFKSLFTNNTISNANQDDFSKVKINNKLRSVIKASLAKINLFSSDENKRLKAAKNILENLEVQDKEIILEALKSEKKSSIKDILLEANTNLNAKFETGEEQLKAIEELGGFLSSKSLETLNSLKESNDEKIKIAVSKALKQIESSKTFYSFIETAFFGLSQGSVLLLAAIGLAITFGVMKVINMAHGELIMIGAYTTYTIQQLMPNLIEYSIIIAIPAAFIVSGIVGILIERLVIRHLYGRPLETLLATFGISLILQQVVRTIFSPLNQEVKTPSWMSGALEINSALSLTYNRLYVVIFAFIVFFAILYVMKKTSLGLKVRAVSQNRPIARAMGIQSSKIDAITFGIGSGIAGVAGVALSQLTNVGPNLGQAYIVDSFMVVVFGGVGNLWGTLIASFTLGEINKFIEPLAGAVLAKVIILIFIILFIQKRPRGLFPQKGRDAQD is encoded by the coding sequence ATGAATATTTTAAAAATAATACTCCTTAATTTATTGATTTTCTCATTTTCATACTCTTCAACTTTTGAGGAGTTATCTAGCAAATTATCAGACAATAGTTTCAAAGTAAAAGAAGATGTTTTAAATGAGTTAATAATAAATTATAAAGATGAACAAAGATTAGAAGTTTTATTACAAAATATGCTTTTAGGAAATCTATATTTTCAAAATCAAAGCAATGAAATCCTATTTTTAGAGAAAGATAGTTTTAAATCTCTATTTACAAATAATACTATTTCAAATGCTAATCAAGATGATTTTTCAAAAGTAAAAATAAATAATAAATTAAGAAGTGTTATAAAAGCTTCACTTGCAAAAATAAATCTTTTTTCAAGTGATGAAAACAAAAGATTAAAAGCTGCAAAAAATATCTTGGAAAATCTAGAAGTTCAAGATAAAGAGATTATTTTAGAGGCTTTAAAAAGTGAAAAAAAATCTTCAATAAAAGATATTTTACTTGAAGCAAATACAAATCTAAATGCAAAGTTTGAAACAGGTGAAGAACAACTAAAAGCAATAGAAGAGCTTGGAGGTTTTTTATCTTCAAAATCACTTGAAACTCTAAATAGTCTAAAAGAGTCAAACGATGAAAAAATAAAAATAGCTGTATCAAAAGCTTTAAAGCAAATAGAGAGTAGTAAAACTTTTTATTCGTTTATAGAAACGGCATTTTTTGGGCTTTCTCAAGGTTCAGTTTTACTTTTAGCTGCTATTGGTTTGGCTATTACTTTTGGGGTTATGAAAGTTATAAATATGGCTCATGGTGAGTTGATTATGATTGGGGCATATACAACTTATACGATTCAACAATTGATGCCAAATTTGATTGAATACTCAATAATCATCGCAATTCCTGCTGCGTTTATCGTAAGTGGAATAGTTGGTATTTTGATAGAAAGATTGGTTATAAGACATCTTTATGGAAGACCTCTTGAGACATTATTGGCAACTTTTGGAATAAGTTTAATTTTACAACAAGTGGTGAGAACAATATTTTCTCCACTAAATCAAGAGGTAAAAACTCCCTCTTGGATGAGTGGAGCCTTAGAGATAAATAGTGCTTTATCTTTGACTTACAATAGACTTTATGTTGTGATTTTTGCTTTTATTGTATTTTTTGCCATTTTATATGTGATGAAAAAAACAAGCTTAGGATTAAAAGTTAGAGCTGTTTCACAAAATAGACCAATAGCAAGGGCTATGGGAATTCAATCAAGTAAGATTGATGCAATAACTTTTGGAATTGGTTCAGGAATAGCTGGAGTTGCTGGAGTTGCACTTTCACAGCTAACAAATGTAGGACCAAATCTTGGACAAGCTTATATTGTTGATTCATTTATGGTTGTTGTTTTTGGTGGAGTTGGAAATCTATGGGGAACACTAATCGCTTCATTTACACTTGGAGAGATAAATAAATTTATCGAGCCACTTGCAGGGGCTGTGTTAGCGAAAGTTATTATATTGATATTTATCATTTTATTTATACAAAAAAGACCTAGAGGATTGTTTCCTCAAAAAGGTCGAGATGCACAGGATTAG
- a CDS encoding CcdB family protein, which yields MAQFDVYKNENDQTNQKVPYLLDIQNDILDSINTRVVIPLVKDKNDFKGLTKEFIIENQKVYLTTSQMGAVHKNELKTKITTLTNQKEEIKNSIDFLIYGF from the coding sequence ATGGCACAATTTGATGTTTATAAAAATGAAAATGACCAAACAAATCAAAAAGTGCCATATCTTTTAGATATTCAAAATGATATTTTAGACTCTATAAACACAAGAGTTGTGATACCTCTTGTAAAAGATAAAAATGATTTTAAAGGTTTAACAAAAGAATTTATCATAGAAAATCAAAAAGTTTATCTTACAACTTCTCAAATGGGTGCTGTTCATAAAAATGAATTAAAAACAAAAATTACTACTTTGACAAATCAAAAAGAAGAGATAAAAAACTCTATTGATTTTTTAATTTATGGATTTTAA